One genomic segment of Amycolatopsis sp. WQ 127309 includes these proteins:
- a CDS encoding NAD(P)/FAD-dependent oxidoreductase, with the protein MEITGERIAVIGSGVAGLTAAYLLQRKYEVLLFEADDRLGGHAHTHDVPSAHGGTIGVDSGFIVHNERTYPTLLRLFGELGVQTRDTEMSMSIRCDGCGLQYAGAKGLPGLFAQRGNVVRPRYVRMLAEVKRFHRHAKRLLEAKDAGDVTLGAFLAIGGYSRYFVDHFMLPVVSTVWSADRSDTLRYPARYLFEFLRNHGMLSVKNSPAWRTVVGGSREYVERAAKQLTAVHLSTPVRSVLRTAGGGVEIRDDADTPHRVDRVVIATHADQALSLLANPSGTERDVLGAFRYSENEAWLHTDTSVLPSLADARAGWNYRAPECGAPTGAVQVSYDMNRLMRLDEPTGYVVTLNPGEGTGRTGLVAKMRYEHPVYTPEAVAAQRRLPELNDGVIAYAGAYHGWGFHEDGCASGARAAETLGVTW; encoded by the coding sequence GTGGAGATCACGGGAGAACGCATCGCCGTCATCGGCAGCGGGGTGGCCGGACTGACTGCCGCCTACCTGCTGCAACGCAAGTACGAGGTCCTGCTGTTCGAGGCCGACGACCGGCTGGGCGGGCACGCGCACACCCACGACGTGCCCAGCGCCCACGGCGGCACCATCGGCGTGGACTCCGGGTTCATCGTCCACAACGAGCGCACCTACCCGACGCTGCTGCGGCTGTTCGGCGAGCTCGGCGTGCAGACGCGCGACACCGAGATGTCGATGAGCATCCGCTGCGACGGCTGCGGCCTGCAGTACGCCGGCGCGAAGGGGCTGCCCGGGCTGTTCGCCCAGCGCGGCAACGTCGTCCGCCCGCGCTACGTCCGCATGCTCGCCGAGGTGAAGCGGTTCCACCGCCACGCGAAGCGGCTGCTGGAGGCGAAGGACGCCGGTGATGTGACGCTCGGCGCGTTCCTCGCCATCGGCGGCTACTCCCGCTACTTCGTCGACCACTTCATGCTGCCGGTGGTCTCGACGGTCTGGTCCGCCGACCGCAGCGACACCCTGCGGTACCCGGCGCGCTACCTGTTCGAGTTCCTCCGCAACCACGGCATGCTGAGCGTCAAGAACTCGCCCGCCTGGCGGACGGTCGTCGGCGGCTCCCGCGAATACGTCGAACGCGCGGCCAAGCAGCTCACCGCCGTGCACCTGTCGACGCCGGTGCGGTCGGTGCTGCGGACCGCGGGCGGCGGCGTCGAGATCCGCGACGACGCCGACACCCCGCACCGCGTCGACCGGGTCGTCATCGCCACGCACGCGGATCAGGCGCTTTCCTTGCTGGCCAACCCGTCCGGCACCGAACGCGACGTGCTCGGCGCGTTCCGCTACTCGGAGAACGAGGCCTGGCTGCACACCGACACCAGCGTGCTGCCGTCGCTGGCCGACGCCCGCGCGGGCTGGAACTACCGGGCCCCCGAGTGCGGCGCCCCGACCGGCGCGGTCCAGGTCAGCTACGACATGAACCGCCTGATGCGGCTGGACGAGCCGACCGGGTACGTCGTCACGCTCAACCCGGGCGAGGGCACGGGCCGCACCGGGCTGGTCGCCAAGATGCGCTACGAGCACCCGGTCTACACGCCGGAAGCCGTTGCGGCGCAACGGCGGCTGCCCGAGCTGAACGACGGCGTGATCGCCTACGCCGGCGCCTACCACGG
- a CDS encoding cyclopropane-fatty-acyl-phospholipid synthase family protein produces the protein MPNSTAHRLASFAEKLLGGQLPIGLRTWDGTRAGPVDAPTVVLRNRRALRHLLFAPGELGLARAYVTGDLDVEGDLADGFRRIWSLTRAGELKRVKLGPREWAEAAKLAGALGVIGLPPKPPVEEARLSGKLHSLLRDKSAIAHHYDLGNAFYQLLLDDSMAYSSAYFTSDEPGYGLAEAQSDKLEMICRKLGLRPGMRLLDVGCGWGSLLVHAAKHHGVHAVGITLSAEQLQHIRGRLAQHDLEDRVEVRRQDYRELPDAPFDAVASIEMGEHVGEVNYPTYAATLHKMVKPGGRVLIQQMSRGNVAPGGGAFIERYIAPDMTMRPVGRTVEHLETAGLEVRDVHAMREHYVWTVRAWADTLEENWADVVALIGESGARVWRLYLVGGALAFEENRMGVDQILSVRPDAGGVSGMPATREWN, from the coding sequence ATGCCGAACAGCACCGCGCACCGCCTCGCCTCGTTCGCCGAAAAGCTCCTCGGCGGGCAGCTCCCCATCGGCCTCCGGACGTGGGACGGAACCCGCGCCGGACCAGTGGACGCGCCCACCGTGGTGCTGCGCAACCGCCGCGCCCTCCGCCACCTGCTCTTCGCGCCGGGTGAGCTGGGTCTCGCCCGCGCCTACGTCACCGGTGACCTCGACGTCGAAGGCGATCTCGCCGACGGCTTCCGCCGCATCTGGTCCCTCACCCGCGCGGGTGAGCTCAAGCGGGTGAAGCTGGGCCCGCGCGAGTGGGCGGAGGCCGCCAAGCTCGCCGGTGCGCTCGGCGTCATCGGCCTGCCCCCGAAGCCGCCCGTCGAAGAGGCCCGGCTGTCCGGGAAGCTGCACAGCCTGCTGCGCGACAAGTCCGCCATCGCCCACCACTACGATCTGGGCAACGCCTTCTACCAGCTGCTGCTGGACGACTCGATGGCCTACTCCAGCGCGTACTTCACCTCCGACGAGCCGGGCTACGGCCTGGCGGAGGCGCAGTCCGACAAGCTGGAGATGATCTGCCGCAAGCTGGGCCTGCGCCCGGGCATGCGGCTGCTCGACGTCGGCTGCGGCTGGGGCTCGCTGCTGGTCCACGCGGCCAAGCACCACGGCGTGCACGCCGTCGGCATCACGCTCTCGGCCGAGCAGCTGCAGCACATCCGCGGCCGGCTCGCCCAGCACGACCTCGAAGACCGCGTCGAGGTGCGGCGCCAGGACTACCGCGAGCTGCCGGACGCGCCGTTCGACGCGGTGGCGTCGATCGAGATGGGCGAGCACGTCGGGGAGGTCAACTACCCGACCTACGCCGCGACGCTGCACAAGATGGTCAAGCCCGGCGGGCGCGTGCTGATCCAGCAGATGTCCCGCGGGAACGTCGCCCCGGGCGGCGGCGCGTTCATCGAGCGCTACATCGCGCCCGACATGACCATGCGCCCGGTCGGCCGGACCGTCGAACACCTCGAAACCGCCGGCCTCGAGGTGCGTGACGTCCACGCGATGCGCGAGCACTACGTCTGGACGGTACGGGCCTGGGCCGACACCCTGGAGGAGAACTGGGCCGACGTCGTCGCGCTCATCGGGGAGTCCGGCGCGCGGGTCTGGCGCCTCTACCTGGTGGGCGGGGCGCTGGCGTTCGAGGAGAACCGGATGGGTGTGGACCAGATCCTGAGCGTGCGACCGGACGCCGGCGGCGTCAGCGGCATGCCGGCGACCCGGGAGTGGAACTGA
- a CDS encoding DUF1295 domain-containing protein, protein MPLGGTLLVTAGVTVVAVVVTFGIARARKRYDTIDTFWGLGFAIVALAAFPFGDGPLPLRLVVTALTVVWGVRLSTHLHLRNHKLPEDPRYVRMARKASPAKMFVRVYLVQAVVLYFVSLPVQFAQYGTDIGVLGWLGVAVWLVGFAFETAGDDQLRRFKADPGNQGKVLDTGLWRYTRHPNYFGDACVWWGLYLLACSTWPGALTILSPIAMTYTLARGTGKPLLEKGMARTRPAYAHYVERTSGFFPLPPKRVTPP, encoded by the coding sequence ATGCCCCTGGGCGGCACGTTGCTGGTCACCGCCGGCGTCACGGTCGTGGCGGTGGTGGTGACCTTCGGGATCGCGCGGGCGCGCAAGCGCTACGACACGATCGACACGTTCTGGGGGCTCGGCTTCGCGATCGTCGCGCTGGCCGCGTTCCCGTTCGGCGACGGGCCGCTGCCGCTGCGGCTGGTGGTGACGGCGCTGACCGTCGTCTGGGGCGTGCGCCTCTCGACGCACCTGCACCTGCGCAACCACAAGCTGCCGGAGGACCCGCGGTACGTGCGGATGGCCAGGAAGGCGTCGCCGGCGAAGATGTTCGTGCGCGTGTACCTGGTGCAGGCCGTGGTGCTGTACTTCGTGTCACTGCCGGTGCAGTTCGCGCAGTACGGCACGGACATCGGCGTGCTGGGCTGGCTAGGCGTCGCCGTGTGGCTGGTCGGATTCGCCTTCGAGACGGCAGGCGACGACCAGCTGCGCCGCTTCAAGGCCGACCCCGGCAACCAGGGCAAGGTGCTCGACACCGGGCTCTGGCGCTACACGCGGCACCCGAACTACTTCGGCGACGCGTGCGTCTGGTGGGGCCTGTACCTCCTGGCGTGCTCGACGTGGCCGGGCGCGCTGACGATCCTCTCCCCGATCGCGATGACCTACACCCTGGCCCGCGGTACGGGGAAACCGTTGCTGGAGAAGGGAATGGCCCGCACGCGCCCGGCGTACGCCCACTACGTCGAGCGCACCAGCGGGTTCTTCCCCCTGCCCCCCAAGCGCGTCACTCCCCCGTGA
- a CDS encoding DinB family protein, translating into MTERPDRPKIPLTGGEREILTSLLDYHRATVAWKSGGLSPEQARRVHLPSELTTVAGLLAHLTLNEWYWFAVVVDGEPDTWEEKLELDPDAEFRVAPEATVEQLLAGYETQCVRSREIVAQHDLADEVTHKDETFNVRWVVAHMIEETARHVGHLDVLRELTDGLTGE; encoded by the coding sequence ATGACCGAACGACCGGACCGCCCGAAGATCCCGCTCACCGGCGGCGAGCGGGAGATCCTCACCAGCCTGCTCGACTACCACCGCGCCACCGTCGCCTGGAAGAGCGGCGGGCTGAGCCCCGAGCAGGCCCGGCGGGTCCACCTGCCGAGCGAGCTGACGACCGTCGCCGGGCTGCTCGCGCACCTCACGCTCAACGAGTGGTACTGGTTCGCCGTGGTCGTCGACGGTGAACCGGACACCTGGGAGGAGAAGCTGGAGCTGGACCCGGACGCGGAGTTCCGGGTCGCGCCCGAGGCGACGGTGGAGCAGCTGCTCGCCGGCTACGAAACGCAGTGCGTCCGCAGCCGCGAGATCGTCGCGCAGCACGACCTCGCGGACGAGGTGACGCACAAGGACGAGACGTTCAACGTCCGCTGGGTCGTCGCGCACATGATCGAGGAGACGGCCCGGCACGTCGGCCACCTCGACGTGCTGCGCGAGCTGACCGACGGGCTCACGGGGGAGTGA
- a CDS encoding MarR family winged helix-turn-helix transcriptional regulator, producing MPDEFSLDEQACFALYAASRAVTDTYRPLLGELGLTYPQYLVLLVLWESGDRPVKEIGERLHLDYGTLSPLLKRLEANGLVTRTRRPADERTVVVGLTEEGRSMRERATGVPPAIGCALGLDDTERRQLIETLRRLTASAAAYPPGGTHAQP from the coding sequence GTGCCGGATGAGTTCTCGTTGGACGAGCAAGCCTGCTTCGCGCTGTACGCGGCGTCCCGGGCCGTGACGGACACGTACCGTCCCCTGCTCGGCGAGCTGGGCCTCACGTACCCGCAGTACCTGGTGCTGCTGGTGCTGTGGGAGTCCGGCGACCGGCCGGTCAAGGAGATCGGCGAACGGCTGCACCTGGACTACGGCACGCTTTCCCCGCTGCTCAAACGACTCGAGGCCAACGGACTGGTGACGCGGACGCGGCGGCCCGCCGACGAACGCACCGTGGTGGTCGGCCTGACCGAGGAGGGCCGGTCGATGCGCGAGCGCGCCACCGGCGTCCCCCCGGCCATCGGCTGCGCACTGGGCCTCGACGACACCGAGCGGCGACAGCTGATCGAAACCCTGCGGCGGTTGACGGCGTCAGCCGCCGCCTACCCACCTGGAGGCACCCATGCCCAGCCGTGA
- a CDS encoding OsmC family peroxiredoxin, whose product MPSRDATTHWTGGLQKGKGEVTLDSSNAGTFSVSFPTRAGNPDGQTSPEELIAAAHSSCLAMNLSGVLEAEKLTADSIDVSAEVTLGPAAGGGFEISGIAITLRAALPGVSAEKFAEYAETAEKTCPVSKALAGTTITLDAALV is encoded by the coding sequence ATGCCCAGCCGTGACGCGACCACCCACTGGACCGGCGGACTGCAGAAGGGGAAGGGCGAGGTCACGCTGGACTCGTCCAACGCCGGCACGTTCTCCGTCTCGTTCCCGACCCGCGCGGGCAACCCCGACGGCCAGACGAGCCCCGAAGAGCTCATCGCCGCGGCGCACTCGTCGTGCCTCGCGATGAACCTGTCGGGCGTGCTGGAGGCCGAGAAGCTGACGGCGGACTCGATCGACGTCAGCGCGGAGGTCACCCTCGGCCCGGCCGCCGGCGGCGGCTTCGAGATCAGCGGCATCGCGATCACCCTGCGCGCGGCACTGCCCGGCGTGAGCGCGGAGAAGTTCGCGGAGTACGCGGAGACGGCGGAGAAGACGTGCCCGGTGTCGAAGGCCCTCGCGGGCACGACGATCACCCTGGACGCGGCACTGGTCTGA
- a CDS encoding ABATE domain-containing protein: MTERFRSGAGRLCLDFVRTLRYRGTSDATEELPDGASWRAWIEEFGKFGEAVVPSDASVRDARVLREAIHELVSDGAVSCRPATRQRLNRFAASPVPAPALTPSGELRWRAGDPASAMFSVLARDALDLVTSPAFDRIRHCAGARCGALFLDTSRPGTRRWCSMDVCGNQAKKSTYRAKAAH; encoded by the coding sequence ATGACAGAGCGGTTCCGGTCGGGCGCGGGCAGGTTGTGCCTCGATTTCGTGCGCACGCTGCGGTATCGCGGCACGTCCGATGCTACGGAGGAGCTGCCGGACGGCGCTTCCTGGCGTGCGTGGATCGAGGAGTTCGGCAAGTTCGGAGAGGCCGTCGTGCCGTCGGACGCTTCGGTCCGCGACGCCCGGGTGCTGCGCGAGGCGATCCACGAACTGGTCTCGGACGGCGCCGTCTCGTGCCGCCCGGCGACCCGTCAGCGCCTGAACCGCTTCGCGGCGTCGCCGGTCCCGGCGCCGGCGCTGACCCCGTCGGGCGAACTCCGCTGGCGCGCCGGGGATCCCGCGTCGGCGATGTTCTCGGTGCTGGCCCGCGACGCCCTGGACCTGGTGACCTCCCCGGCGTTCGACCGGATCCGCCACTGCGCGGGCGCGCGGTGCGGGGCACTGTTCCTGGACACGTCGAGGCCGGGAACGCGCCGGTGGTGCTCGATGGACGTCTGCGGGAACCAGGCGAAGAAGTCGACTTATCGAGCCAAAGCCGCCCACTGA
- a CDS encoding MFS transporter produces the protein MTETKPQQEAPPGWLVLLLAVSCGLTVANLYYAQPLLAELRHTFGVGEAAAGGIVTATQIGYAAGMLLLVPLGDRLENRTLVSSLLAVTCAGLVVTGFAPGFAVLLLASLLVGATSVVVQILIPFAADLAPDAIRGRIVGRVVSGLVFGILLSRVIASLLAEVTSWRVVFLISAVAMAVLAVVLRFSLPKRAPKTDVGYGRLIRSTLAMVRKHPALRHRALFQSAMYGAFSAFWTTIAFVLTAPPFNYSQLGVGLFALAGAGGALIAPLAGRWADHGHGRRLTTTAFIVCAAAFAVAGLGAHSVVLLAIAAIAIDAAVQATLVVGQHTIYQLDPSARARINSIYLATFFVGGAIGSQAGSIAYHLGGWTAVAVFAGVLPLLALAGMTRTRR, from the coding sequence ATGACCGAGACGAAGCCGCAGCAGGAAGCGCCGCCCGGCTGGCTGGTGCTGTTGCTGGCCGTCTCCTGTGGACTGACGGTCGCCAACCTGTACTACGCCCAGCCGCTGCTCGCCGAGCTGCGGCACACCTTCGGGGTCGGCGAGGCCGCCGCCGGCGGGATCGTCACCGCGACGCAGATCGGGTACGCCGCGGGCATGCTCCTGCTCGTCCCGCTCGGCGACCGGCTGGAGAACCGCACGCTCGTCTCGAGCCTGCTCGCCGTCACCTGCGCGGGGCTCGTCGTCACCGGCTTCGCACCCGGGTTCGCCGTGCTGCTGCTGGCTTCCCTGCTCGTCGGGGCGACGTCGGTGGTCGTGCAGATCCTCATCCCGTTCGCCGCCGACCTGGCCCCCGACGCCATCCGCGGGCGGATCGTCGGGCGCGTGGTGAGCGGGCTCGTGTTCGGCATCCTGCTCTCGCGCGTGATCGCCAGCCTGCTCGCGGAGGTCACCAGCTGGCGCGTGGTGTTCCTCATCTCCGCCGTGGCGATGGCCGTGCTCGCCGTCGTGCTGCGGTTCAGCCTGCCGAAGCGGGCACCCAAGACCGACGTCGGCTACGGGCGGCTGATCCGCTCGACCCTGGCGATGGTGCGGAAACACCCCGCGCTGCGCCACCGCGCGCTCTTCCAGTCGGCGATGTACGGCGCGTTCAGCGCCTTCTGGACGACGATCGCGTTCGTGCTGACGGCCCCGCCGTTCAACTACTCCCAGCTGGGCGTCGGCCTGTTCGCCCTGGCCGGCGCCGGTGGCGCGCTGATCGCCCCGCTCGCCGGGCGCTGGGCCGACCATGGGCACGGCCGCCGGCTCACCACGACCGCGTTCATCGTGTGCGCGGCCGCGTTCGCGGTCGCCGGGCTCGGCGCGCACAGCGTCGTCCTGCTGGCCATCGCCGCGATCGCGATCGACGCGGCGGTGCAGGCCACCCTGGTCGTCGGCCAGCACACGATCTACCAGCTCGACCCGTCGGCGCGCGCCCGGATCAACAGCATCTACCTGGCGACGTTCTTCGTCGGCGGCGCCATCGGTTCGCAGGCCGGCTCGATCGCCTACCACCTCGGCGGCTGGACGGCGGTCGCCGTGTTCGCCGGGGTGCTGCCGCTGCTCGCCCTGGCCGGGATGACGCGCACCCGGCGCTGA
- a CDS encoding LuxR family transcriptional regulator, with protein sequence MTLADLGLDATAERAYRHCLRDKTMTAAGLAEALHLDRAETAGIVRELVRLGLVRQVDAQTFEGLDPAIALENLISLEIARLRDQVGRLDACRSRIGPLYEDFTAAAPRGTRPDVQHVQGLDRVREKLDELAFFARREIMGLQPSGPWSPETISAARPLDLRCLRRGVRMRTVVRAEILDDERTRSYLLDLCAHGAEVRTAEGGRLERLILFDRTVFVAPIDAEDSKRGAVVVSRPGQVANMVSLFERVWRQATPVGAADPTARAGLSTTEKQVLAILCQADKDELGAREMGVSVRTFRKHVADVMAKLGAANRFQTALLAKERGWI encoded by the coding sequence ATGACCCTCGCGGACCTCGGGCTCGACGCCACCGCCGAGCGCGCGTACCGCCATTGCCTGCGGGACAAGACGATGACCGCCGCCGGTCTCGCCGAAGCCCTGCACCTCGACCGCGCGGAAACCGCCGGGATCGTCCGCGAGCTCGTCCGGCTCGGGCTGGTCCGGCAGGTCGACGCGCAGACGTTCGAGGGGCTCGACCCGGCGATCGCCCTGGAGAACCTGATCTCGCTCGAGATCGCCCGGCTGCGGGACCAGGTCGGCCGGCTCGACGCGTGCCGGAGCCGGATCGGCCCGCTGTACGAGGACTTCACCGCCGCCGCGCCGCGCGGGACCCGGCCGGACGTCCAGCACGTCCAGGGTCTCGACCGCGTCCGGGAGAAGCTCGACGAGCTGGCCTTCTTCGCCCGCAGGGAAATCATGGGCCTGCAGCCGAGCGGACCGTGGAGCCCCGAGACGATTTCGGCCGCCCGGCCGCTCGACCTGCGCTGCCTGCGCCGCGGCGTCCGGATGCGCACGGTGGTGCGGGCCGAGATCCTCGACGACGAGCGGACCCGGTCGTACCTGCTCGACCTGTGCGCGCACGGCGCCGAGGTCCGCACGGCCGAAGGCGGCCGGCTCGAACGGCTGATCCTGTTCGACCGCACGGTCTTCGTCGCCCCGATCGACGCCGAGGACAGCAAACGCGGCGCCGTCGTCGTGTCGCGGCCGGGGCAGGTCGCGAACATGGTGAGCCTGTTCGAACGCGTCTGGCGGCAGGCGACGCCGGTGGGCGCCGCCGACCCGACCGCGCGCGCCGGCTTGAGCACCACCGAGAAGCAGGTGCTGGCGATCCTCTGCCAAGCGGACAAGGACGAGCTCGGCGCGCGCGAGATGGGCGTGTCGGTGCGGACGTTCCGCAAGCACGTCGCCGACGTGATGGCCAAACTCGGTGCGGCCAACCGGTTCCAGACCGCGTTGCTCGCCAAGGAACGCGGCTGGATCTGA
- a CDS encoding NAD(P)H-binding protein, producing the protein MTILVTGATGSVGRLVVDELLAAGADVRALTVDPGRAALPEEAEVVVGSLARPDEVPLKGVDAVYLAPMARTVRRFCELAAGAGIERVVALSGSSIGDGHAASSGNAYAAVEAAVERAGFARTFLRPGSFMNNTLDWAGMVRGGEVAMAYGDSTQTPIDLGDIAAVAARVLTTGGHVGATYVLSGPEAISLRWQVATLEAVLGKEIRFRELTPGEQRARWLGFGVPEEVAGWLLTGFEATTRTPEVPTGVVEELLGRPGTTYAEWVAARREHFA; encoded by the coding sequence ATGACGATCCTGGTGACCGGCGCGACCGGCAGCGTCGGACGGCTGGTCGTGGACGAGCTGCTGGCGGCCGGTGCGGACGTGCGCGCGCTGACCGTCGATCCCGGGCGGGCTGCCCTCCCGGAGGAGGCCGAGGTGGTCGTCGGCTCCCTGGCCAGACCGGACGAGGTGCCGCTGAAGGGCGTCGACGCCGTGTACCTGGCTCCGATGGCGCGGACCGTGCGGCGGTTCTGCGAGCTGGCGGCCGGCGCGGGCATCGAGCGGGTCGTCGCGCTGTCCGGCAGCAGCATCGGCGATGGGCACGCGGCCTCCAGCGGCAACGCCTACGCCGCCGTCGAAGCGGCGGTCGAGCGGGCCGGGTTCGCGCGGACCTTCCTGCGGCCCGGGTCCTTCATGAACAACACCCTCGACTGGGCCGGCATGGTGCGCGGGGGCGAGGTCGCCATGGCCTACGGCGACTCGACGCAGACCCCGATCGACCTCGGTGACATCGCCGCGGTAGCCGCGCGCGTGCTGACCACCGGCGGGCACGTCGGCGCCACCTATGTCCTCAGTGGACCCGAAGCGATCAGCCTGCGCTGGCAGGTCGCGACGCTCGAAGCCGTGCTGGGCAAGGAGATCCGGTTCCGCGAGCTGACTCCCGGCGAGCAACGCGCGCGGTGGCTCGGCTTCGGCGTCCCGGAAGAGGTCGCCGGCTGGCTGCTGACCGGCTTCGAAGCGACCACGCGCACCCCGGAGGTGCCGACCGGCGTCGTCGAAGAACTGCTGGGGCGCCCGGGAACGACCTACGCCGAGTGGGTCGCCGCGCGCCGGGAGCACTTCGCCTGA
- a CDS encoding cell division protein FtsQ/DivIB — MSSTSQRRRPSEEDERDRAALARERRGRRSEEERRRTRATATRPQARARATRPNRRVEIRRRWVALLSVLTLIALVYLLFFSSMLGAKDVSVTGSRTVTADQIRAMAAVPLDKPLLRLSTDEIRDRVAGMPGIATVEVSRSWPNTVDITVTERTAIAFFDSGPGGDGVHLVDDGGVVFKTVPARPAGLPELKLPKVSADDPVTRAVTAVLGVIPEQLLKQVTTATAKTPASVEFTLSSGKIVRWGTAEQTDRKAKVLAALLTQEGKVYDVAAPELPTITS, encoded by the coding sequence ATGAGTTCGACCAGCCAGCGCCGCCGTCCGTCCGAAGAGGACGAGCGGGATCGCGCTGCCCTGGCCCGGGAGCGGCGCGGCCGGCGGTCCGAAGAGGAACGCCGCCGGACCCGCGCCACCGCCACGCGGCCGCAGGCCCGGGCCCGCGCCACCCGCCCGAACCGGCGCGTCGAGATCCGGCGCCGCTGGGTAGCGCTGCTGAGCGTGCTGACGTTGATCGCGCTGGTCTACCTGCTGTTCTTCAGCTCGATGCTCGGCGCGAAGGACGTCTCGGTGACGGGCTCGCGCACGGTGACGGCCGACCAGATCCGCGCGATGGCCGCGGTCCCGCTCGACAAGCCCCTGCTGCGGCTGAGCACCGACGAGATCCGCGACCGGGTGGCGGGCATGCCGGGCATCGCCACGGTCGAGGTGTCGCGCTCGTGGCCGAACACGGTCGACATCACGGTGACCGAGCGCACGGCGATCGCGTTCTTCGACAGCGGCCCGGGCGGCGACGGCGTCCACCTGGTCGACGACGGCGGCGTCGTCTTCAAGACGGTCCCGGCCCGCCCGGCGGGCCTGCCGGAGCTGAAGCTGCCCAAGGTCTCGGCGGACGACCCGGTGACCCGGGCGGTGACGGCGGTCCTCGGCGTGATCCCGGAGCAGCTGCTGAAGCAGGTGACAACGGCGACGGCCAAGACCCCGGCGAGCGTGGAGTTCACGCTGTCGAGCGGCAAGATCGTCCGCTGGGGGACCGCGGAGCAGACGGACCGCAAGGCCAAGGTCCTGGCGGCGCTGCTCACCCAAGAGGGCAAGGTCTACGACGTCGCGGCACCCGAACTGCCGACGATCACGTCCTGA
- the murC gene encoding UDP-N-acetylmuramate--L-alanine ligase, which yields MPELPEELRRAHLIGIGGAGMSGIARILLARGAFVSGSDAKESRALLSLRAQGAELFIGQSAANISALAEPPSAVVVSTAIKETNPELAAARAAGIPVLHRAQALAGLMAGHRVACIAGTHGKTSTTSMLTVALQHCRLDPSFAIGGDLNESGANAHHGEGGVFVAEADESDGSFLTYSPSVAVVTNVEPDHLDHHGTAEAYTKVFTEFVGRIVPGGLLIVCGDDPAADELGDQAAEQGVRVRRYGRTVTGEGDARILGYTPAPDGGVVRLALDGAELSVRVAVPGEHMALNAIAALLAGLELGAPAAELADGLAAFGGVRRRFEFKGRSGDVRVYDDYAHHPTEVAAQLRAVRTAAGTGRVVVVFQPHLYSRTKLFSAEFASALSLADEVVVLDVYGAREEPEPGVNGALIADAVTVPVHYEPAFDVAAGLVAGLVKGHDLVVTMGAGDVTQLGPEILAELDKR from the coding sequence GTGCCTGAGCTCCCCGAAGAACTGCGTCGCGCGCACCTGATCGGGATCGGCGGCGCCGGCATGTCCGGGATCGCGCGGATCCTGCTGGCCCGCGGGGCTTTCGTGTCCGGTTCGGACGCCAAGGAGTCCCGCGCGCTGCTGTCGCTGCGGGCCCAGGGTGCCGAGCTGTTCATCGGCCAGAGCGCTGCGAACATCTCCGCTTTGGCCGAGCCGCCGTCCGCGGTCGTCGTCTCGACGGCGATCAAGGAGACCAACCCCGAGCTGGCCGCGGCCCGCGCCGCCGGGATCCCGGTGCTGCACCGGGCGCAGGCGCTGGCCGGTCTGATGGCAGGCCACCGCGTCGCCTGCATCGCGGGCACGCACGGCAAGACGTCGACGACGTCGATGCTCACCGTGGCGCTGCAGCACTGCCGGCTCGACCCGTCGTTCGCCATCGGCGGCGACCTCAACGAGTCCGGCGCCAACGCCCACCACGGTGAGGGCGGCGTCTTCGTCGCCGAAGCCGACGAGAGCGACGGCTCGTTCCTGACCTACTCGCCGTCGGTCGCGGTCGTGACCAACGTCGAGCCGGACCACCTGGACCACCACGGCACCGCCGAGGCCTACACCAAGGTGTTCACCGAGTTCGTCGGCCGGATCGTGCCGGGCGGGCTGCTGATCGTCTGCGGTGACGACCCCGCGGCCGACGAGCTGGGCGACCAGGCCGCGGAGCAGGGCGTCCGCGTCCGGCGCTACGGCCGCACGGTCACCGGTGAGGGCGACGCCCGCATCCTCGGCTACACGCCGGCCCCGGACGGCGGCGTCGTCCGCCTGGCCCTGGACGGTGCGGAGCTGTCCGTCCGGGTCGCGGTGCCGGGGGAGCACATGGCGCTCAACGCGATCGCCGCGCTGCTCGCCGGGCTCGAGCTGGGTGCCCCCGCGGCCGAGCTGGCCGACGGGCTCGCCGCGTTCGGCGGTGTGCGCCGCCGGTTCGAGTTCAAGGGCCGCTCCGGCGACGTCCGCGTCTACGACGACTACGCCCACCACCCGACCGAGGTGGCCGCGCAGCTGCGCGCGGTGCGGACCGCGGCCGGGACCGGCCGGGTCGTCGTCGTGTTCCAGCCGCACCTGTACTCGCGGACCAAGCTGTTCTCGGCGGAGTTCGCTTCGGCTTTGTCCCTGGCGGACGAGGTGGTCGTGCTGGACGTCTACGGCGCGCGCGAAGAGCCGGAGCCGGGCGTCAACGGCGCGTTGATCGCGGACGCGGTGACGGTGCCGGTGCACTACGAGCCCGCCTTCGACGTCGCGGCCGGACTGGTCGCCGGGCTGGTGAAGGGCCACGACCTCGTCGTCACCATGGGCGCCGGCGACGTCACGCAGCTGGGCCCGGAGATCCTCGCCGAGCTGGACAAGCGCTGA